Genomic window (Arachis hypogaea cultivar Tifrunner chromosome 13, arahy.Tifrunner.gnm2.J5K5, whole genome shotgun sequence):
GCATTGTGTATTACTCTACTATGGGCctgctttaaatttttgaaagaaacaaaaagttGAAGACGTTTTGTGGCAGAgtgatttttcttttataataaactaggCAAAACGGCATCGACGACTTgattaaatttcttttaaaattttgtagGAAGAAAACGTCAGTGACGTAATgtgtaaactttttttttttaaattttattttaagcaAAACGTCAACGACGtgttgtatattaatttttttttaaatgaaaacatCAGTGACATTttgttagaatatatatttttaaattattttttggtgAAAACGTCGTTGACGtattgcaaaaaagaaaaaacgttAGTAACGTTTTGTGAAAACGGCAGTGACATTTTGTGCTagaggaaataaaaaaatataaaagtaactaTAAAAGAAGTTCTGGATTGTGTTAAAACGCAAAAATGGAGTATGAGAGTAAAGTTTAAGTGAAGTAATGAGAGCTTTGTTCTACAAAATGTGCTCAGTTTGAGAGAGTGAAAAAAATTTGTGAGTGAGTATGATGAGTGTATGAAATGGAGGgttatattagtttaaaaatatattataatggtCAGATTTTATCTCATACACCTGAAGGTGTGAGTTTTTTATGTGAGAATCCATGTGTTATTGTTGTTCCTCTGTTAATAACATATGAAGGACTTAAGAGTATACTTTCTCAAAGTGTAGATCATCAAGTGCACAAAAGAGTCATAAATATTCTGTATAGGCAGCCTGTGCTAGTATTTGGTGGTTTTGGCCAATTTCAAATAATGCATGTGACTGATGAAGATAGTATGCAAAGAATGTTTTTTACCTATCATCAAACTAGAGCACAGACCTCACTtatcgagttgtatgttgagttcgaAGAAATCGATGATGTTGACTTTCCAGAACCCAACATAGACTAGGTGGGTTATAATACTGAAAGCGATGAAGAGTTTGAAGGTAATTATGAAGTTGTTGGTCCAACTGAAGATGTAGAGGAAGATGAGATAATGGTTGAAAGAGATGTGGCTGATGTTGCAAATGCACTAACCGGACAACATCCATATGGAGAGCCATCTTTTATGCATGCTTTGAATCTGGATGCCATGCATGCACCAGAATTTCCTGAGTACGTCAATACAGgtaattttgttgttgttgttatttacttttttaatattagtaatattattatttgttttgcttttatgttagtattatttttaatttttagattgttattactatttattgttctcattattattaataataatagaatattatttagatttatttttgttttattattggtaCAGCCCCAGCTGTTGTAGCTACCAGTGAATTTGCTGTTGGAATGGAATTTAACTCTAGAGAGGCTGTTACTAAATCAGTTAAAGAGTATACCATTCGAAGAGAAGTTGATTATAGGGTATATGAATCAGAACCAACAACATTCTATGCTAAATGTGTACAGTATGGAATAagttgtgattggcttatcagagTTAGTCTTATGAAAAGACAGTATTGTTGGGTGATAAGGAGGTACAATGGTAGTCACACGTGCACCAGAAGTACCATATCTCAGGATCATGCTAAACTGGACTCTGAaacaattgcagaagcaataaagccattAGTTGAGGCTGACCCGTCCATAAAGGTAAAATCTGTCATTGCTGAAGTACAATCGAAGTTCAACTACACGATAAGTTAACGCAAAGCATGGTTGGCCAAGCAAAAGgcagtgaaaaaaatatttggtggGTGGGAATCTTCATATGAAGCTTTGCCCACATGGTTTGAAGCAATAGTTGCAAAAGAACCATCAGCAGCTGTTGAGTATGAAACTGCATATGGCTATCGAGGGGATGAGTTAGTTGAAGATCTCCGGATTCTGACACGAGTCTTCTGGGCTTTCTACCCATGCATTAAAGCATTCAGAAGTTGCAAGCCAGTGGTTCAGATTGACGGCACACATTTGTATGGAAAGTATAAAGGAGCTCTTTTAGTTGCAGTATCACAAGATGGCAATGGAAATATCGTGCCGCTTGCATTTGCCATAGTCGAAGGTGAGACTGCCGATGCCTGGCACTTTTTTCTTAGCCATTTGCAAACACATGTAGTTAATCGGGATGGTGTTGCCCTTATCTCTGATCGACACGAGTCAATCATCTCAGCTGTGGGTCGTAGTAATGGAGCATGGGAATATCCGAGAGCTATTCATATGTTTTGCATCCGACATATAGCATCCAACTTTTTGAGGAGTTTCAAGGCACCACACCTGCAGAGGCTAATTGTCAACATTGGCTATTCTAGAACAATGCGTGAATTTGATATGCGTTACCAGAGATTATGTGAGCGGGGGGAGGCTTACAAGCAGTGGTTAGACCGGATCCCTCGACAGCAGTATGCCTTGGCGTATGATGGTGGACATCGTTGGGGCCATATGACAACTAACCTAGTGGAGTGCATTAATGGAGTATTGAAAGGGGCACGCAATCTTCCGGTCACAGCCCTTGTTAAGGCAACTTTTTACAGGCTAAATGCATTGTTCACAAGGAAGAGAGCTGAGGCTGAGGCTCGTATAAGTGCAGGACAACTATTCTCTGAATATGCAACTCAGAAAATTCTGTCAAATCAGCGCTCAGCGGGGAACATTCAAGTTAACCTATTTGATAGGCAGAACGAGGTATTTGAAGTGCGCGAGATGCCAAGTGGGTTGGAGTTTGCAGTAAACTTGCGCCTTCAGCATTGTGATTGTGGTGAGTTTCAGGTGGATCGAATTCCATGTCGCCATGTATTTGCCTGCTGTGCAAACCAGCGCTTGGATTAGAAACAGTATGTGCACGAGGTTTATACGATGGGTGAGATCCGAAAGGTATACAAGACCCGATTCAGGCCACTAGGAAACCCAACAACATGGCCTGTGCATCAAAGACCAAGACTCGTACCCAATCCCAACCTCAAGCGAGTGGCCAAAGGTCGTCCTAAGAAAACTcgcttcttgaatgagatggatatTCGTGATCTACGTGGTCCTAGGCGTTGTAGGCTTTGTGGCGGTGAGGGTCATAGTCGAAGCAGATGCCCGCGCCGTGGTGAAACCAGTGCTAGTGGATCGGCTCCAAACTCGTAGTCTGTGACCTTAGTTGTTTCCAACATCTTAGTTAGTATGATATTCAGTTGTATTTGGGATCTTAGTGATTTCTGTCATTATCTGTAGTATTATGTTCAATTATAGTTTGTCATTTGCGGTGCATCCAATACTTTATCTAGCCTTATGTTTGTATTGAGTCATGTGACACTTATTTTGCGTAAGTTAATTTACAAGTTTGCTTTGACTAGAGAATTAAATAAAACAACACAATGGGTAcataattaaaacaataaaataaaattacattccCTGAACGTAAACCATAAACAACCGAGCTAACTCATTTAAATATACTTTTCTTAACGGTTTCGGCCACCTTAGAGCATCCCTTTTTTACCCTCTTCTTTATCAATGACGGGCTCCATCTAGATCGACTCTTA
Coding sequences:
- the LOC114924984 gene encoding uncharacterized protein, with protein sequence MVERDVADVANALTGQHPYGEPSFMHALNLDAMHAPEFPEYVNTAPAVVATSEFAVGMEFNSREAVTKSVKEYTIRREVDYRVYESEPTTFYAKCVQYGISCDWLIRVSLMKRQYCWVIRRYNGSHTCTRSTISQDHAKLDSETIAEAIKPLVEADPSIKVKSVIAEVQSKFNYTITIVAKEPSAAVEYETAYGYRGDELVEDLRILTRVFWAFYPCIKAFRSCKPVVQIDGTHLYGKYKGALLVAVSQDGNGNIVPLAFAIVEGETADAWHFFLSHLQTHVVNRDGVALISDRHESIISAVGRSNGAWEYPRAIHMFCIRHIASNFLRSFKAPHLQRLIVNIGYSRTMREFDMRYQRLCERGEAYKQWLDRIPRQQYALAYDGGHRWGHMTTNLVECINGVLKGARNLPVTALVKATFYRLNALFTRKRAEAEARISAGQLFSEYATQKILSNQRSAGNIQVNLFDRQNEVFEVREMPSGLEFAVNLRLQHCDCGEFQVDRIPCRHVFACCANQRLD